From one Brachypodium distachyon strain Bd21 chromosome 4, Brachypodium_distachyon_v3.0, whole genome shotgun sequence genomic stretch:
- the LOC104584934 gene encoding BTB/POZ and MATH domain-containing protein 1 has translation MSALMAALRAAGRKQLSASTLSGPNCPTKATGSHVFRISDYSQVRDNVGNGTAVQSSTFAVGGHDWQIRCYPNHPNGEDKENEDWISVYLRRHATAWGWANFIKPANATAKFEMSILDQDGKLVHRGGGSKDQRCVFSSSTGMGWGYRKFIKHADLQEGKHLKGDSLTLLCDVTVDLGLEFDGATVPVPETAAVAPPPPSFELRGDTAELRIDDMDANVCKALLQFIYTDSAPEMDQLDQAMAERLLAAADTYKLEKLKKICEEALCKNINMGSVAANLMLAERHGCPLLKEACLQLLCAPGNLEAVMATDDYEQLLAECASALLEVVVKKIAGQQQ, from the coding sequence ATGTCGGCGCTGATGGCCGCcctgcgcgccgccggccggaagcAGCTCTCAGCTTCCACCTTATCTGGCCCGAATTGCCCGACTAAGGCGACAGGGTCCCATGTGTTCAGGATCAGCGACTACTCGCAAGTAAGGGACAACGTGGGCAATGGCACGGCCGTCCAGTCAAGCACGTTCGCCGTCGGCGGCCACGACTGGCAAATAAGGTGCTACCCGAACCACCCGAACGGCGAGGACAAGGAGAACGAGGATTGGATCTCCGTTTACCTCCGACGACACGCCACGGCCTGGGGCTGGGCGAACTTCATCAAGCCCGCAAACGCGACGGCTAAGTTCGAGATGAGCATACTCGACCAGGACGGTAAGCTAGTGCACAGAGGAGGTGGATCCAAAGACCAACGGTGCGTCTTCTCCTCATCGACCGGCATGGGGTGGGGCTACAGAAAGTTCATCAAGCACGCGGATCTGCAAGAGGGAAAGCATCTCAAGGGTGATTCCCTCACGCTCTTATGCGATGTCACTGTCGACCTTGGGCTTGAATTTGATGGCGCCACCGTGCCGGTGCCGGAAACTGCAGCAGttgcaccgccgccgccgtcgttcGAGTTGCGTGGGGACACCGCCGAGCTACGGATCGACGACATGGACGCCAACGTGTGCAAGGCTCTGCTCCAGTTCATCTACACGGACTCAGCGCCGGAGATGGACCAGCTTGATCAGGCGATGGCGGAGCGGCTTCTCGCAGCGGCGGACACGTATAAGCTGgagaagctgaagaagatcTGCGAGGAGGCACTATGCAAGAACATCAACATGGGATCTGTGGCGGCAAATCTAATGTTGGCCGAGCGTCATGGTTGCCCCCTGCTCAAGGAAGCGTGCTTACAGTTGCTCTGCGCTCCGGGTAACCTGGAAGCAGTCATGGCGACAGATGATTATGAGCAGCTCTTGGCGGAATGCGCCTCTGCTCTTCTCGAAGTCGTCGTGAAGAAGATAGCCGGACAGCAGCAATAG